In a genomic window of Gossypium arboreum isolate Shixiya-1 chromosome 9, ASM2569848v2, whole genome shotgun sequence:
- the LOC108455960 gene encoding cyclin-dependent protein kinase inhibitor SMR9-like — protein MAPTSRRGKTTRKASKPRRSHYKRKLVKPTIQKASVLEELPSNSSTITSDNLSKLEGSTTTASPCSTPKAQRFQIPEMDTCPPAPKKQRVLSNCSLQRTPVAFFSPPDLDLFFFFALRDISV, from the coding sequence ATGGCACCCACCAGCAGAAGAGGCAAAACAACAAGAAAAGCGAGCAAGCCAAGAAGAAGTCATTACAAGAGGAAGCTGGTCAAGCCCACTATTCAAAAGGCATCAGTGTTGGAGGAATTGCCTTCCAACTCTTCCACCATAACTTCAGATAATCTTTCCAAGTTGGAGGGCTCTACTACTACTGCAAGCCCATGCTCTACACCCAAAGCTCAAAGGTTTCAAATACCGGAGATGGATACATGCCCTCCAGCACCAAAGAAGCAAAGGGTTCTCTCCAATTGCTCATTGCAAAGAACACCTGTTGCTTTCTTTTCTCCtccagatttagatctctttttcttctttgcaCTTAGGGATATCTCAGTGTGA
- the LOC108457447 gene encoding uncharacterized protein LOC108457447 isoform X2, producing the protein METLQVQASCILPLLLLTHMLLFVHKNSKFTGEAFCVLGYPLQVDFALQKNRQNMGRRYVEVFRSKRQEYYKAIANEVADARGSSPRRNAPRVKSSDEAKESAEHTGILRLRGLPFSAGKDDIMEFFKDFVLSEDAVHIVLNSEGRPSGEAFVEFTNAEDSKAAMSKDRMTLGSRYIELFPSFSEEMEEAISRGR; encoded by the exons ATGGAAACTCTCCAGGTTCAAGCTTCATGTATACTGCCCCTCCTCCTCCTTACTCATATGTTA CTTTTTGTCCATAAAAACAGCAAGTTCACTGGTGAAGCTTTTTGTGTTTTGGGTTATCCTCTTCAGGTTGATTTTGCCCTTCAGAAGAATAGGCAAAACATGGGCAGGAGATATGTAGAGGTTTTCAGAAGCAAGAGACAGGAATATTATAAGGCAATAGCGAATGAAGTGGCTGATGCTCGTGGCAGTTCACCTCGGAGAAATGCCCCAAGGGTCAAATCTAGTGATGAAGCAAAGGAATCTGCTGAACATACAGGGATATTGAGATTGAGGGGTTTGCCATTTTCTGCTGGAAAAGATGATATAATGGAGTTCTTTAAAGATTTTGTGTTATCCGAAGATGCTGTTCATATAGTATTGAATTCAGAGGGGAGGCCAAGTGGAGAAGCATTTGTGGAGTTTACAAATGCAGAAGATTCAAAAGCTGCAATGTCCAAGGATAGGATGACACTTGGGAGTCGTTATATTGAGTTGTTCCCTTCATTTTCTGAAGAGATGGAGGAAGCAATTTCAAGAGGACGGTGA
- the LOC108457447 gene encoding uncharacterized protein LOC108457447 isoform X1, translating into MFYRGKYTDGADGREMGAKRQRIIDQGPSFYGNSPGSSFMYTAPPPPYSYVSQPPPFPVVRLRGLPFDCTETDVAEFFHGLDIVDVLFVHKNSKFTGEAFCVLGYPLQVDFALQKNRQNMGRRYVEVFRSKRQEYYKAIANEVADARGSSPRRNAPRVKSSDEAKESAEHTGILRLRGLPFSAGKDDIMEFFKDFVLSEDAVHIVLNSEGRPSGEAFVEFTNAEDSKAAMSKDRMTLGSRYIELFPSFSEEMEEAISRGR; encoded by the exons ATGTTCTACAGAGG TAAATATACTGATGGTGCTGATGGGCGTGAAATGGGTGCAAAGCGTCAGCGGATAATTGATCAAGGCCCTTCATTCTATGGAAACTCTCCAGGTTCAAGCTTCATGTATACTGCCCCTCCTCCTCCTTACTCATATGTTAGCCAACCTCCACCTTTCCCTGTTGTTCGACTTCGTGGTCTTCCCTTCGATTGCACAGAAACTGACGTGGCTGAATTCTTCCATGGTCTGGACATAGTCGATGTCCTTTTTGTCCATAAAAACAGCAAGTTCACTGGTGAAGCTTTTTGTGTTTTGGGTTATCCTCTTCAGGTTGATTTTGCCCTTCAGAAGAATAGGCAAAACATGGGCAGGAGATATGTAGAGGTTTTCAGAAGCAAGAGACAGGAATATTATAAGGCAATAGCGAATGAAGTGGCTGATGCTCGTGGCAGTTCACCTCGGAGAAATGCCCCAAGGGTCAAATCTAGTGATGAAGCAAAGGAATCTGCTGAACATACAGGGATATTGAGATTGAGGGGTTTGCCATTTTCTGCTGGAAAAGATGATATAATGGAGTTCTTTAAAGATTTTGTGTTATCCGAAGATGCTGTTCATATAGTATTGAATTCAGAGGGGAGGCCAAGTGGAGAAGCATTTGTGGAGTTTACAAATGCAGAAGATTCAAAAGCTGCAATGTCCAAGGATAGGATGACACTTGGGAGTCGTTATATTGAGTTGTTCCCTTCATTTTCTGAAGAGATGGAGGAAGCAATTTCAAGAGGACGGTGA
- the LOC108455551 gene encoding uncharacterized protein LOC108455551, protein MTQKELNLRQRRWLELLKDYDLVIDYHPRKANVVTDALSRKSSLFALRAMNVHLSVNEDGSVLAELKTKSTFLQHIRELQSEDPKLVLKRQMVQDNLSSEYSVDDGDMLCYRNRFCVQNNSELKNDILAEAHISKYSIHPEIELQPDVTYSEEPVKILAWEIKELRNKRVPLVKVLWHQHGVEEAT, encoded by the exons atgacacagaaagagctgAACTTGAGACAGAGACGATGGctcgaactattgaaagattatgatcttgttattgattatcacccgaggaAAGCTAATGTGGTCACTGATGCACTTAGCCGAAAATCATCATTGTTTGCACTTCGAGCAATGAATGTTCATTTGTCTGTTAATGAAGATGGTTCAGTATTAGCAGAATTGAAAACAAAATCTACATTCCTTCAACATATCCGTGAATTACAGAGTGAGGATCCGAAACTAGTactgaaacgacaaatggttcagGATAATTTGAGTTCAGAATATAGCGTTGATGATGGTGATATGTTGTGTTATCGTAATAGATTTTGTGTTCAGAATAATTCAGaattgaaaaatgatattcttgCTGAAGCTCATATTAGTaagtattctattcatccgg AAATAGAGCTCCAACCCGACGTGACTTATTCAGAAGAACCGGTGAAAATTCTAGCTTGGGAAATTAAAGAGTTAAGGAACAAACGggtaccgttagtaaaagtgttgtggcatcaacatggtgtggaagaggcaaCCTAG